One Cohnella candidum genomic region harbors:
- a CDS encoding carbohydrate ABC transporter permease: MHTLIRWRRRAPLSQFLMWIYAAVSVYPLLWMVFYSLKNNNEIFVTNPFGPPLKLRFENYSTAWHSFKVPVYFLNSVIVSAATVAGAIALSVMFAYAAARLRWRFRETARMYMVVGLFIPVQVILLPLAVLMREIHLANSLLSLIVPYIAFNLSFSTLVFYGFFRTIPFELEESACMDGASIYRTFWSIMLPIVRPAVATMIIFVFLSAWNEFPLALILISKEELKTLPLGLLFFQGQFTTDWGAMGAVMTLASLPTVLLYVFFSEKVESALTVGSAVKG; this comes from the coding sequence ATGCATACATTAATCCGATGGAGAAGGCGGGCTCCGCTGTCGCAGTTTCTGATGTGGATCTACGCGGCCGTGTCCGTGTATCCGCTGCTGTGGATGGTATTCTATTCGCTTAAAAACAATAACGAAATATTCGTCACGAACCCGTTCGGCCCGCCGCTGAAGCTCCGATTCGAAAACTATTCGACGGCTTGGCACAGCTTCAAGGTTCCGGTTTACTTCCTGAACAGCGTCATCGTATCGGCCGCCACGGTGGCCGGAGCCATTGCCTTATCCGTGATGTTCGCCTACGCGGCGGCCCGATTGAGATGGCGTTTCCGGGAGACGGCCCGAATGTACATGGTCGTGGGACTCTTCATTCCGGTGCAGGTCATCTTGCTACCGCTGGCCGTCCTGATGAGGGAAATCCATTTAGCCAACTCTCTGCTGTCGCTGATCGTTCCTTACATCGCTTTCAACCTTTCGTTCTCGACGCTCGTGTTTTACGGCTTTTTCCGTACGATCCCGTTCGAATTGGAAGAATCGGCTTGCATGGACGGGGCCAGCATCTACCGTACGTTCTGGAGCATCATGCTCCCGATCGTCCGGCCTGCGGTGGCGACGATGATCATCTTCGTTTTCCTCTCCGCCTGGAACGAGTTCCCGCTGGCGTTGATTCTCATTTCCAAGGAAGAGTTGAAGACGCTTCCGCTGGGATTGCTGTTTTTCCAAGGGCAATTCACGACGGATTGGGGAGCGATGGGCGCGGTCATGACGCTTGCGAGCCTGCCGACCGTGCTGCTCTACGTCTTCTTCAGCGAGAAGGTGGAAAGCGCCTTGACGGTTGGTTCCGCAGTAAAAGGATGA
- a CDS encoding carbohydrate ABC transporter permease, with the protein MNKFMGNRTAVAVFVLPALILYSAIVFWPLLQTVYRSLFQWDGLNPATFLFLDNYKELFQDELFKTSVYNGLIFAVIIAVFQIGVGTLLAFGVADAFVKGRKWLRISFFIPVVLSVTVVCQLWLAVYNGEYGLLNRLFEAFGISYRQDWLSDPEKAIYAIAFVNAWHFMGYHFALLFAAVKSIPEHFLEAARIDGAGKWKAHWLISVPLLRETYRFCLVLGVTGGLSAFAQMFIMTGGGPGTSTYTLTYLMYRSAFRINEFGYGSASAVVLVIECLVVTLLINRLVARDRIVY; encoded by the coding sequence ATGAACAAATTTATGGGCAACCGGACGGCCGTCGCCGTCTTCGTCCTTCCGGCTTTGATTTTGTATTCGGCCATCGTGTTTTGGCCTCTGCTGCAGACCGTCTACCGCAGCCTTTTCCAATGGGACGGCCTCAATCCGGCAACCTTTCTGTTCCTGGATAACTATAAAGAACTCTTCCAAGACGAACTGTTCAAAACCTCCGTATACAACGGGCTTATATTCGCGGTGATCATCGCCGTCTTTCAGATCGGCGTCGGCACGCTGCTGGCTTTCGGCGTGGCGGATGCTTTCGTCAAGGGCCGCAAGTGGCTCCGGATCAGCTTTTTCATTCCCGTGGTGTTGTCCGTGACCGTCGTCTGCCAATTGTGGTTGGCGGTTTACAACGGGGAGTACGGCTTGCTGAACCGGCTGTTCGAAGCCTTCGGGATTTCCTACCGGCAGGATTGGCTGAGCGACCCCGAAAAAGCAATCTACGCGATCGCCTTCGTCAATGCCTGGCACTTTATGGGTTACCATTTCGCGTTGCTGTTCGCGGCGGTCAAATCGATCCCCGAACATTTTCTCGAAGCCGCGCGGATCGACGGAGCGGGCAAATGGAAGGCCCATTGGCTGATCAGCGTACCGCTGCTTCGGGAAACGTACCGTTTTTGCCTGGTGCTGGGCGTGACGGGGGGACTCAGCGCTTTCGCCCAAATGTTCATCATGACGGGCGGAGGGCCGGGTACCTCCACCTACACGCTTACGTACTTGATGTACCGCTCTGCGTTCCGGATCAACGAATTCGGCTACGGCAGCGCTTCCGCGGTCGTCCTCGTCATCGAATGCCTGGTCGTCACGCTGCTCATCAACCGGCTCGTCGCGCGCGACCGGATCGTCTATTAA
- a CDS encoding ABC transporter substrate-binding protein encodes MIKKSATVLLIALLAFTAAACGSGSNKEEGNAASPAASATTGATESASASPSASAADEKVKLRIYAQYADEDTKLPYDYAVAELKKEMPNVELELDIQAQDDGQKLKTYAATGNLPDIYQAGLDIINTFKQSGNIQELDAYADQFGFKDAMQPSAMNTLVTDDGHIYAFPYAGNEMVLLYYNKELFEKYGVKVPTTFDEWKTAVETFKKNGIIPLSMFAKEKWPDVALYDVFASRLDPEGIKKLDKGEAKASDPAYRTAAEKLSELVKAGLLAKGATNMNYDQAAALFYEGKAAMFLNGQWEIEASTKALGDKAAWMPYPGIDAAGYESAKLIFSGGGGPGGYAVNPKSEHVELAAQVAAFMSRKYAEFKYTQRGTPIVATKVDKAIEKPYPPMMEELAKVIPNMKSTSFAWGLSNPKFKAGIEDASQALLAGSSVDQFVKEVDKSIGK; translated from the coding sequence ATGATCAAAAAATCGGCAACGGTCCTGTTGATCGCGCTGCTTGCCTTCACGGCGGCGGCCTGCGGGTCCGGCAGCAACAAAGAAGAAGGTAACGCCGCTTCTCCGGCCGCTTCGGCCACGACCGGCGCAACCGAGTCGGCGAGCGCTTCTCCGAGCGCCTCGGCCGCGGACGAGAAGGTCAAGCTTCGCATTTACGCCCAATACGCGGACGAAGATACCAAGCTTCCTTACGACTACGCGGTCGCCGAGCTGAAGAAGGAAATGCCGAACGTCGAGCTCGAACTCGACATCCAGGCGCAGGACGACGGGCAGAAGCTGAAAACGTACGCGGCAACGGGAAACCTGCCCGACATTTACCAGGCGGGGCTCGACATCATCAATACATTCAAGCAGTCGGGGAATATTCAAGAGCTCGACGCTTACGCGGATCAATTCGGTTTCAAGGACGCGATGCAGCCGAGCGCCATGAACACGCTGGTGACCGACGATGGCCATATTTACGCCTTCCCTTACGCAGGCAACGAGATGGTGCTGCTTTACTACAACAAAGAATTGTTCGAGAAATACGGCGTGAAAGTCCCCACGACGTTCGACGAATGGAAAACGGCCGTCGAGACTTTTAAGAAAAACGGCATCATCCCGCTCTCCATGTTCGCCAAGGAAAAATGGCCGGATGTCGCGCTCTACGACGTATTCGCCAGCCGGCTGGACCCGGAAGGCATCAAGAAATTGGACAAAGGCGAAGCGAAGGCCAGCGACCCGGCATATAGAACCGCGGCCGAGAAGCTGTCCGAGCTGGTTAAGGCAGGTTTGCTTGCCAAAGGCGCGACCAACATGAACTATGACCAAGCGGCGGCTCTTTTCTATGAAGGGAAAGCGGCGATGTTTCTAAACGGCCAGTGGGAAATCGAGGCGTCGACCAAAGCGCTTGGCGACAAAGCGGCCTGGATGCCTTATCCGGGCATTGACGCGGCCGGCTATGAATCGGCGAAGCTGATTTTCAGCGGCGGAGGCGGTCCCGGCGGCTATGCCGTGAACCCGAAAAGCGAGCACGTCGAGCTCGCGGCTCAGGTAGCGGCTTTCATGTCCCGCAAATACGCCGAATTCAAGTATACGCAACGCGGAACGCCGATCGTCGCCACGAAGGTCGATAAAGCGATCGAGAAGCCTTATCCGCCGATGATGGAAGAACTCGCGAAGGTCATCCCGAACATGAAATCCACCTCGTTCGCTTGGGGATTGTCGAACCCGAAATTCAAAGCCGGCATCGAAGACGCTTCGCAGGCGCTGTTGGCGGGATCCTCCGTGGATCAGTTCGTGAAAGAAGTCGACAAGTCCATCGGGAAATAA
- a CDS encoding response regulator: MKILIADDEAIFRDYLKQALDWAAYGFSICGEARNGEEALELAERTAPDLALVDINMPNMDGLTLTERLKAVNPRMDVIIITGHNEFDYARTAIRLGVEDYILKPFSKDELVLTLLKCRQKHRDSLEALQTEKADRQLMAESMLNRLVSGEAAEPAERIASRLGQLGVSLGLRHGVACIEIDHMERRWNEPAERQLWKFAVANILQETMEEDGQLHVFHGPEGHILCLRKENGAPGRAAQNSVEAYEKVCRYIRKYLKLTVTIGLGTGHDGIEGIRRSYGEARQALRNKFTLGEDRVIAFEALDSKGEGTAFPADTNEQLAHQLRIGDWPSLDSKLDELFRIIRDRKLSLDLIYVACMGWVSVCLSHVTEAGHPIEDCFGEHFFPYSEIRTLETAENVKAWMKPLFRRAFDYVSRHKQTRASIIANTARQHIEEHYGDPDLSVEGVAARLFINPSYLRAVFKKTYGMTAGEYLIHVRMTKAKELIGGPLRLSDVAEKVGFSDPGYFSKSFRKFFGVPPSEYENAAKGART; this comes from the coding sequence ATGAAAATCCTCATCGCGGACGATGAAGCGATATTCCGCGACTATTTGAAGCAAGCCCTGGATTGGGCGGCGTACGGATTCAGCATTTGCGGCGAAGCGCGAAACGGCGAAGAAGCGCTGGAACTGGCCGAACGCACGGCACCCGATTTGGCGCTCGTGGACATCAACATGCCGAACATGGACGGGCTTACCTTGACGGAACGTCTTAAAGCCGTTAACCCTCGCATGGACGTCATCATCATCACCGGTCACAATGAATTCGACTACGCCAGGACGGCGATACGCCTCGGCGTGGAGGATTACATCCTCAAACCGTTCTCGAAGGACGAACTGGTCCTGACCCTTTTGAAATGCAGGCAGAAGCACCGGGATTCGCTTGAAGCGCTGCAGACGGAAAAGGCGGATCGCCAATTGATGGCGGAGAGCATGTTGAACCGGTTGGTTTCGGGGGAAGCGGCGGAACCGGCCGAGCGGATCGCGTCGCGACTCGGGCAGCTTGGCGTGAGCCTGGGCTTGAGGCACGGCGTGGCTTGCATCGAAATCGACCACATGGAGCGGCGCTGGAACGAGCCTGCGGAACGTCAGTTGTGGAAATTCGCGGTGGCGAACATCCTGCAGGAAACGATGGAGGAGGATGGGCAGCTGCACGTCTTCCACGGTCCCGAGGGCCATATTCTTTGTTTGCGGAAAGAGAACGGAGCGCCGGGAAGAGCGGCGCAAAACAGCGTCGAAGCCTACGAGAAGGTATGCCGATACATCCGCAAATACCTCAAGCTGACCGTCACCATCGGATTGGGGACCGGCCATGACGGCATCGAGGGAATCCGCCGGTCTTACGGGGAAGCGAGACAGGCGCTGAGGAACAAGTTCACGCTCGGGGAGGATCGCGTGATCGCCTTCGAGGCCTTGGATTCGAAGGGAGAAGGCACGGCTTTCCCCGCGGATACGAACGAGCAGCTGGCGCACCAGCTTCGGATCGGCGATTGGCCTTCCCTCGATTCGAAGTTGGACGAGCTGTTCCGAATCATCCGCGACCGGAAGCTGTCTCTGGATCTGATTTACGTGGCCTGCATGGGGTGGGTATCGGTTTGTCTTTCCCATGTCACCGAAGCGGGTCACCCTATTGAGGATTGCTTCGGGGAGCATTTCTTTCCGTATTCGGAAATCCGGACTCTGGAGACGGCCGAGAACGTGAAAGCGTGGATGAAGCCTCTCTTCCGAAGGGCCTTCGACTATGTCAGCCGGCATAAGCAAACCCGCGCTTCCATCATCGCCAACACCGCCAGGCAGCATATCGAGGAACATTACGGAGATCCCGATCTGTCCGTGGAAGGCGTGGCTGCCCGGTTGTTCATCAATCCGAGCTACCTTCGGGCGGTTTTCAAGAAAACCTACGGCATGACGGCGGGGGAGTACCTCATCCACGTCCGGATGACGAAAGCGAAAGAGTTGATCGGCGGGCCGCTTCGCTTGTCCGACGTGGCGGAAAAGGTCGGGTTTTCCGATCCGGGGTATTTCAGCAAAAGCTTCCGTAAATTTTTCGGCGTGCCTCCCAGCGAGTACGAAAACGCGGCCAAGGGAGCAAGAACCTGA
- a CDS encoding cache domain-containing sensor histidine kinase codes for MPVSGLSEWFRSRTIRNKIIVIYIPLVVLPLFLLGYVSNRIYTQSIVNKTVQSVSDNARLISTRVQGILQNAESSANSLTLSLNRVVKEEGEPGEVEDPRYTSLIVNQISFALLVFPDVDSAVFVDTGGRTYASHPSLQEGADHFPDSEMLKTLRRSSGENMWFGMQKRNFFVRDKGQVVLTLGKKVIEINTGRTLGWLILNVDEKHLSGIFPAVGSEFRATHMLVDGKGRIVSALDAAMLLTSVDKPALRQWAMASGLGGTDRTFRDGGELSVAHRLNLMGWTLVTRVPMKELTRDTGKVSWFIVALGAGCLLLVLFGAGLLARTIATPLVRLTRTMRKVQDGSLDSRFEARGSDEIGMLGAGFNGMIERIRGLLQSVRSEQKLKREYELALIQSQIKPHFLYNTLDVIYTLSEMGRSKDVQRTTKALADYYRIVLSKGREIITVGEELQNVRDYLAIQRIRYSDVFDYRIDVPAELEFYPILKLTLQPLVENAIYHGLKPAGRFGTLTISGELSETHVLLKVEDNGVGMDSFALEAIWEREEPAKGASLASFGLRSVQERIRLYFGEPYGIRIESKPGEGTVVTAVLPIPSSHRETGRKEEEPA; via the coding sequence ATGCCCGTTTCCGGACTTTCCGAGTGGTTCCGCAGCCGGACGATCCGCAACAAGATCATCGTGATCTATATTCCGCTCGTCGTGCTGCCGTTGTTCTTGCTCGGGTACGTCTCCAACCGGATCTACACGCAATCGATCGTAAACAAAACCGTGCAAAGCGTGTCGGATAACGCCCGGCTCATCTCGACGCGGGTTCAGGGAATTCTGCAAAACGCCGAAAGCAGCGCGAACAGCCTGACTTTGAGCCTGAACCGTGTCGTCAAAGAAGAGGGAGAACCGGGCGAGGTGGAGGATCCCCGTTACACGTCGCTGATCGTGAACCAAATCAGCTTCGCGCTTCTCGTATTTCCGGACGTGGATTCCGCCGTGTTCGTCGACACGGGGGGAAGAACTTACGCTTCCCACCCGAGTCTCCAGGAAGGAGCGGATCATTTCCCGGACAGCGAAATGCTGAAGACGCTGCGCCGATCCTCCGGCGAAAACATGTGGTTCGGCATGCAGAAAAGGAACTTCTTCGTCCGCGACAAAGGGCAGGTCGTCCTGACGCTGGGCAAGAAAGTCATCGAAATCAATACCGGCCGAACCCTCGGGTGGCTGATCCTGAACGTGGACGAGAAACACCTCTCCGGCATTTTCCCGGCCGTCGGCTCCGAATTCCGGGCGACGCACATGTTAGTGGACGGCAAAGGCAGAATCGTATCCGCTTTGGATGCGGCCATGCTCCTAACCTCCGTGGACAAGCCGGCTTTGCGGCAGTGGGCGATGGCATCCGGTTTAGGCGGGACGGACCGAACGTTCCGGGACGGGGGCGAACTGTCGGTGGCGCATCGGCTGAACCTAATGGGATGGACGCTGGTTACCCGCGTTCCGATGAAGGAGCTTACCCGGGACACGGGCAAAGTAAGCTGGTTCATCGTGGCCCTCGGGGCGGGCTGTCTGCTGCTCGTTCTCTTCGGCGCGGGACTTTTGGCGCGCACGATCGCGACGCCGCTGGTCCGCTTAACCCGAACGATGCGCAAAGTGCAAGACGGATCGCTCGACAGCCGTTTCGAAGCCCGGGGAAGCGACGAAATCGGAATGCTGGGAGCCGGCTTCAACGGCATGATCGAACGCATCCGCGGGCTGCTCCAAAGCGTGCGCAGCGAGCAGAAACTCAAAAGGGAGTATGAGCTCGCCCTCATCCAATCGCAGATCAAGCCCCATTTTTTATACAACACGCTAGACGTCATCTATACACTTTCGGAGATGGGAAGAAGCAAGGACGTGCAAAGAACGACCAAAGCTTTGGCGGACTATTACCGGATCGTGCTCAGCAAAGGGCGGGAAATCATCACGGTAGGGGAGGAACTCCAAAACGTGCGCGATTATTTGGCGATCCAGCGGATCCGTTATTCCGACGTTTTCGATTACCGGATCGACGTGCCCGCGGAGTTGGAGTTCTACCCGATCCTAAAGCTTACGTTGCAACCTTTGGTGGAAAACGCGATCTACCACGGTCTTAAGCCTGCCGGCCGATTCGGGACCCTCACGATCTCCGGCGAGCTGTCGGAAACGCACGTGCTGCTCAAGGTGGAGGACAACGGGGTAGGCATGGACTCGTTCGCATTGGAAGCGATCTGGGAGCGGGAGGAACCGGCGAAAGGAGCCTCGCTCGCAAGTTTCGGCCTCCGAAGCGTGCAGGAGCGCATCCGGCTATACTTCGGCGAGCCGTACGGCATCCGGATCGAATCGAAGCCCGGCGAAGGCACCGTCGTCACGGCCGTCCTGCCGATCCCTTCCAGCCATCGCGAAACGGGAAGGAAAGAGGAGGAACCTGCATGA
- a CDS encoding alpha-galactosidase — protein sequence MPITYHESQNLFHLRSNDMSYVIQIVRGYPVHVYWGKRLRDDANWNGMVQRVQRASFSPNPVEDDHTISLDTLPQEYPQYGTSDFREPAYQVRLADGTRITELQYESHRIFSGKPKLQGLPATYTETDDEAHTLELTLADAYSGLTVVLSYSVFEAANAVTRSARLELAEGAAPLTILRALSASIDFHDRDYEFVYLAGAWTRERHITRRPVAAGGTRIESRRGASSHNLNPFAALVRPNTDEDQGDAFGFSLVYSGNFLAQAEVDQFDMTRVSIGLNPFDFAWKLGAGESFQTPEAVLVYSSEGLGGMSRAYHRLYRTRLCRGTHRDQARPILVNNWEATYFDFNADKIEAIAQAGADLGIELFVLDDGWFGKRDDDRSSLGDWFVDRKKLPNGLRDLAERVNQKGLQFGLWFEPEMISPDSDLYRAHPDWCLHVPGRRRTEARQQLILDMSRQDVRDYLYEALSGIFSSCPISYVKWDMNRNMSEIGSAALPEDRQSEVAHRYMLGLYDLLEKLTSAFPNILFESCSGGGGRFDPGMLHYMPQTWTSDDTDAIERLKIQYGTSLVYPVSSMGAHVSDVPNHQVGRITSLAVRGDVAMSGNFGYELDLTRFHEEEKEIVKRQVAAYKELRGLIQTGDLYRLKSPFEGNETAWMFVSEDRKEAVAFYFRTLAEPNPPLRRLKLRGLDPAISYRIEGADAAFAGDRLMHFGIPLPQMQGDFASLVFKLRAE from the coding sequence ATGCCCATCACCTATCACGAATCGCAAAATCTGTTCCATCTCCGCTCAAACGACATGAGCTATGTAATTCAAATCGTGCGCGGCTATCCGGTGCATGTGTACTGGGGCAAACGCCTGCGGGACGACGCGAATTGGAACGGCATGGTCCAGCGCGTACAGCGAGCTTCGTTCTCTCCGAATCCGGTGGAGGACGACCACACGATCTCCCTGGACACGCTTCCCCAGGAATATCCGCAATACGGCACGAGCGATTTCCGGGAGCCGGCCTACCAAGTGCGGCTTGCCGACGGAACCCGGATTACCGAGCTGCAGTACGAGAGCCATCGGATCTTCTCCGGCAAGCCGAAGCTTCAGGGGCTGCCCGCGACCTACACGGAGACCGATGACGAAGCCCATACGTTGGAATTGACGCTGGCGGACGCCTACAGCGGGCTGACCGTCGTTTTGTCGTATTCCGTTTTCGAGGCGGCGAACGCCGTCACCCGGTCCGCGCGCCTGGAACTGGCGGAGGGCGCTGCGCCGCTCACCATTCTGCGGGCGCTGAGCGCAAGCATCGATTTCCACGACCGGGATTACGAGTTCGTGTACCTGGCCGGCGCATGGACGCGCGAGCGGCATATCACGAGAAGGCCGGTCGCCGCCGGAGGCACCCGGATCGAGAGCCGCCGGGGCGCGAGCAGCCACAACCTGAATCCGTTCGCGGCGCTCGTTCGGCCGAATACGGATGAAGACCAAGGGGACGCATTCGGCTTCAGCCTCGTCTACAGCGGCAATTTCCTGGCTCAAGCGGAAGTCGACCAGTTCGATATGACCCGGGTGTCGATCGGACTTAACCCTTTCGATTTCGCGTGGAAACTGGGCGCCGGCGAATCGTTCCAGACTCCGGAAGCGGTGCTCGTCTATTCGTCGGAAGGGCTCGGCGGCATGTCCCGCGCTTACCACCGCCTGTACCGCACACGTCTGTGCCGGGGAACCCACCGGGATCAAGCCCGTCCGATCCTGGTCAACAACTGGGAAGCCACTTATTTCGACTTCAACGCCGATAAAATCGAAGCGATTGCCCAAGCCGGAGCGGATCTCGGCATCGAGCTGTTCGTGCTGGACGACGGTTGGTTCGGCAAACGGGACGACGACCGCAGCTCCCTCGGGGACTGGTTCGTGGACCGGAAGAAGCTGCCGAACGGGCTTCGCGACCTCGCGGAGCGGGTGAATCAGAAGGGCTTGCAATTTGGCCTGTGGTTCGAGCCCGAAATGATCTCGCCGGACAGCGACTTGTACCGCGCCCATCCGGATTGGTGCCTGCATGTGCCCGGCCGCAGAAGGACGGAGGCACGCCAGCAGCTCATTCTCGACATGTCCCGCCAAGACGTTCGCGACTACTTGTACGAGGCTTTGAGCGGCATTTTCTCCAGCTGTCCGATCTCTTACGTCAAATGGGACATGAACCGCAACATGTCGGAAATCGGTTCCGCCGCGCTGCCGGAAGACCGACAATCCGAAGTCGCGCACCGTTACATGCTAGGGCTGTACGACTTGCTGGAGAAGCTGACGTCAGCCTTCCCCAACATCCTGTTCGAGAGCTGCTCCGGCGGCGGAGGACGTTTCGACCCCGGCATGCTCCATTACATGCCGCAAACCTGGACCAGCGACGACACGGACGCGATCGAACGGCTCAAAATTCAATACGGCACAAGCCTCGTGTATCCGGTCAGCAGCATGGGCGCCCACGTCTCCGACGTGCCGAACCACCAGGTGGGCCGCATCACTTCTCTCGCCGTGCGCGGTGACGTGGCGATGTCGGGCAATTTCGGCTACGAGCTCGATTTGACCCGTTTTCATGAGGAAGAGAAGGAAATCGTCAAACGGCAGGTCGCGGCTTACAAGGAGCTGCGGGGTTTGATCCAAACCGGGGACCTGTACCGGCTGAAAAGCCCGTTCGAGGGCAACGAGACGGCGTGGATGTTCGTGTCGGAGGACCGCAAGGAAGCCGTCGCGTTCTACTTCCGGACGTTGGCCGAGCCGAACCCGCCGCTGAGAAGGCTGAAGCTGCGCGGCTTGGATCCGGCGATCTCCTATCGGATCGAGGGAGCGGACGCCGCGTTCGCGGGCGACCGCTTGATGCATTTTGGGATCCCGCTGCCGCAGATGCAGGGCGATTTCGCGAGTCTGGTATTCAAGCTGAGAGCCGAATAG
- a CDS encoding LacI family DNA-binding transcriptional regulator, whose translation MATLKEIAQAAGVSTATVSRVLAQDSSLSVSQETRERIVEAAERLQYKPKHLKKPNHPPKSGQPDIAILLAVSLDDEREDPYFADMRRGIDKKIQELGLKQPVVIRRNSADELQLPPLDGLIAIGTFDSKELESRLSPNTKLVLVNSIEETRRHDAVKLDFRQAVDDVLTHLIGLGHEKIALIEGREIIGRLDDRNSERTDDDARRVYFEKFLRERELFRPEYVATGNWKSTSGYEAMQRLLDLPDRPTACFVSSDPMAVGALRALHERNVTVPEQMAIIGFDDIDVAAYVQPPLSTVKVYPEEVGRAAVSLLYDRLQGREVPQQVIVGTKLVVRESCGGGSRSAR comes from the coding sequence ATGGCAACTCTCAAAGAGATCGCCCAAGCCGCCGGGGTATCGACCGCTACCGTCTCCCGCGTACTTGCGCAAGACTCTTCGCTGTCCGTCAGCCAAGAAACGAGAGAGCGTATCGTTGAAGCGGCCGAGCGTCTCCAGTACAAGCCCAAGCATCTCAAAAAACCGAATCACCCGCCAAAATCCGGCCAACCGGACATCGCAATTTTGCTCGCCGTGTCGCTGGATGACGAGCGGGAGGATCCTTACTTCGCCGACATGCGCCGAGGGATCGACAAGAAGATTCAAGAGCTCGGGCTTAAGCAGCCTGTCGTAATCCGAAGGAACAGCGCGGACGAACTCCAGCTCCCTCCCCTGGACGGGTTGATCGCCATCGGAACGTTCGACTCGAAGGAATTGGAGTCAAGGCTCTCTCCCAACACGAAATTGGTGCTCGTCAACAGCATTGAGGAAACCCGCCGGCACGACGCCGTGAAGCTGGACTTCCGCCAAGCCGTCGACGACGTGTTGACTCACCTGATCGGCTTGGGGCACGAGAAAATCGCCCTCATCGAAGGCCGGGAGATCATCGGCCGGCTGGATGACCGGAATAGCGAGCGGACGGATGACGACGCCAGGCGCGTTTATTTCGAGAAGTTCCTGCGGGAGCGCGAATTGTTCCGGCCGGAATACGTCGCGACGGGCAACTGGAAATCGACGAGCGGTTATGAAGCGATGCAGCGTTTGCTCGACTTGCCTGACCGGCCGACCGCTTGTTTCGTCAGCAGCGACCCGATGGCGGTCGGAGCCCTGCGGGCGTTGCACGAAAGAAACGTCACAGTACCCGAGCAGATGGCGATCATCGGATTCGACGATATCGACGTCGCCGCTTACGTCCAGCCTCCGCTTAGCACCGTCAAAGTATATCCCGAGGAGGTCGGCAGGGCGGCCGTCAGCCTTCTGTACGACCGGCTTCAGGGGCGCGAGGTTCCCCAGCAGGTGATCGTGGGCACGAAGCTCGTCGTCCGGGAAAGCTGCGGAGGAGGCAGCCGATCGGCGCGGTAG
- a CDS encoding cysteine hydrolase family protein, producing MRGLINIDYTHDFIATDGALTCGEPGQAIEAEVVRLTREFAESGDYVVFAVDVHDRDDAYHPETKLFPPHNIRGTAGRALYGELGLLYEEIQGRPNVHYMDKTRYSAFAGTDLDLKLRERGITEVHLVGDCTDICVLHTAVDAYNRNYRIVIHEKAVASFDQAGHEWALRHLKNCLGAEIV from the coding sequence ATGAGAGGTTTGATCAACATCGACTACACCCATGACTTTATCGCGACGGACGGAGCCTTGACATGCGGAGAGCCGGGGCAGGCAATCGAAGCGGAAGTGGTGCGGTTGACGCGCGAATTCGCGGAGTCCGGCGATTACGTCGTGTTCGCGGTCGACGTACACGATCGGGACGATGCTTATCACCCGGAGACGAAGCTGTTCCCACCGCACAACATCCGCGGAACGGCGGGCAGGGCCTTGTACGGCGAACTTGGCCTTTTATATGAAGAGATCCAAGGACGGCCGAACGTCCATTACATGGACAAAACCCGGTACTCCGCCTTCGCGGGCACGGACCTGGACTTGAAACTCCGCGAGCGGGGCATTACGGAAGTCCATCTGGTCGGCGACTGCACCGACATTTGCGTGCTCCACACGGCGGTCGACGCTTATAACCGGAACTATCGGATCGTGATCCACGAGAAAGCCGTCGCCAGCTTCGATCAAGCGGGGCACGAGTGGGCGCTGCGCCATCTCAAAAACTGCCTGGGTGCCGAAATCGTATAA
- a CDS encoding C40 family peptidase, with amino-acid sequence MFKRQLIRKVISVGICSVIGLAALGFGNAATASAATKTKADKIISTGKKYLGVKYRFGAPSGVTYAFDCSSFTQYIFKRNGISLPRTSSSQAAKGKKVTKAQLKKGDLVFFKRPGKSGVGHVAVYIGNNKMLGASGKKVQVSSLSSNYWKKNYITARRVL; translated from the coding sequence TTGTTCAAAAGACAACTCATCCGTAAAGTAATCAGCGTTGGTATATGCTCCGTAATCGGGCTCGCCGCTCTCGGCTTCGGGAATGCCGCAACCGCCAGCGCCGCAACGAAAACGAAGGCAGACAAAATCATCTCCACGGGTAAGAAGTACTTAGGTGTTAAATACCGGTTCGGCGCTCCGTCCGGTGTCACATACGCGTTCGATTGTTCTTCATTTACCCAATACATCTTTAAAAGAAACGGAATCTCGCTTCCGCGCACTTCTTCCTCCCAAGCGGCGAAAGGGAAGAAAGTCACCAAGGCTCAACTGAAGAAAGGCGATCTCGTCTTCTTCAAGCGTCCGGGCAAATCCGGCGTCGGCCACGTCGCCGTCTACATCGGCAACAACAAAATGCTTGGAGCGTCGGGCAAGAAAGTCCAAGTCTCCAGCTTGAGCTCGAATTACTGGAAGAAGAACTACATCACGGCTCGCCGGGTTTTGTAA